From Drosophila suzukii chromosome 2R, CBGP_Dsuzu_IsoJpt1.0, whole genome shotgun sequence, a single genomic window includes:
- the LOC108008133 gene encoding nose resistant to fluoxetine protein 6-like, which translates to MVNILRTILLSGLVLISAAQPKDDDVLPGFQSLKSLEPLGTAFAEYFHNVTLKGLDLVNPRLPTQQDLLCLKHLTELVSALSSGEYWALKMIDSWGSIPPGILTGNQYSLGNYDECLNIKKNSIRGKYCFLETKPSNIIGIENALTPYWKIKTATCFPDSCSAVHMNKFLSQMSQRILNFSIPGTIMTIKDSSCQTTESEPWDGLTYFTIIFLSLMGSIVAIFTLYDYFLCQDQDKLPAIVKVFSARVNSRAIFRIVNTNSNPNVIDCLHGIRCMSLFWVVYCHGHQYLSSVYINFLHFIPWAEYPFTSFFVHGFFSVDSFFVIGGLLVALITLRSMDKTKGKLNVPLMYLHRLIRIVPIVAMAILVYMNLMGVVANGPLFKDGFSGKQNCENGWYRTLLFVNNYFDDGCLGHTWYLSVDMQLFLISPILLISLHKWGKKAAAGIVVLIVLFAGLLFGSMMVNHYAMLLKNSNEETQKLYFYTHYHCTPWLIGFMFGYFLYLNQGRKFHLNWIAVWSGWILCLAMLFTSIFALYPAAEWTSPALSTLEDASYYTLTRLGWSFSICWVIFACMQGYGGLANSFLSSPLWQPLSRLSYSVYIWHVFVLEINTRITRTNLYLSDYQMMLRFWSDIGISTLLAFVLYLIIEAPFAGLDLFIRPQKKVSNNCKTSTILDATKQIDIVTDGSNEVEERSN; encoded by the exons ATGGTTAATATATTGAGAACTATTCTCCTGAGTGGGCTAGTTCTTATCAGCGCCGCGCAGCCAAAGGACGATGATGTCCTGCCGGGATTCCAAAGTCTTAAGAGTCTTGAACCTTTAGGAACTGCATTTGCCGAATACTTTCATAATGTTACATTGAAGGGTCTAGATCTAGTAAACCCCAGATTGCCAACTCAGCAGGATCTTTTGTGTCTCAAGCATTTGACTGAACTAGTATCGGCACTTAGTTCCGGTGAATATTGGGCCCTAAAAA TGATCGATTCGTGGGGTTCTATTCCCCCTGGCATACTTACTGGCAACCAATACAGTTTGGGAAACTATGACGAGTGCCTCAATATCAAAAAGAACAGCATCCGCGGAAAGTACTGCTTTCTAGAGACTAAACCCAGTAATATTAttggtattgaaaatgctttaACACCATATTGGAAAATTAAAACTGCAACCTGCTTTCCGGACTCCTGTTCAGCCGTTCATATGAACAAGTTCTTGAGTCAGATGAGTCAGAGAATACTAAATTTTAGTATACCTGGTACAATTATGACTATCAAGGATAGTAGTTGTCAGACAACTGAAAGCGAACCGTGGGATGGATTAACCTATTTTACCAT AATATTTTTATCACTGATGGGTTCTATCGTAGCTATCTTCACGCTTTACGACTATTTTTTGTGCCAGGATCAGG ATAAACTTCCAGCGATTGTAAAGGTTTTTTCGGCCAGAGTCAACTCCCGTGCAATTTTTCGTATCGTGAATACGAACTCCAACCCTAATGTAATCGACTGCCTTCATGGGATTCGGTGCATGTCCCTCTTTTGGGTGGTTTACTGTCATGGACATCAATATTTATCATCAGTATACATCAACTTTTTACACTTCATTCCG TGGGCAGAGTATCCATTTACCAGCTTTTTTGTGCACGGCTTTTTCTCGGTGGATTCGTTTTTCGTTATTGGTGGTTTACTTGTGGCCTTAATTACGCTGCGATCAATGGATAA AACCAAGGGAAAATTAAACGTACCATTAATGTATCTACACCGCCTGATTCGCATTGTTCCCATTGTGGCCATGGCAATTCTTGTCTATATGAACCTCATGGGTGTCGTGGCAAATGGACCACTTTTTAAGGACGGATTCAGTGGCAAACAGAACTGTGAGAATGGATGGTATCGCACGTTGTTGTTCGTGAATAACTATTTTGATGATGGA TGCCTTGGTCATACGTGGTATTTGTCGGTGGATATGCAGCTATTCCTCATCTCTCCTATCCTGCTGATCTCGCTCCATAAATGGGGCAAGAAAGCAGCTGCCGGTATAGTAGTTCTGATAGTCCTATTCgctggcttactttttggatccATGATGGTCAACCACTACGCAATGTTGTTAAA GAACAGTAATGAAGAAACGCAAAAGTTGTACTTTTACACGCACTACCATTGCACCCCTTGGCTAATTGGCTTTATGTTTGGATACTTTCTGTATCTGAATCAGGGAAGAAAGTTCCATCTAAACTGGATAGCCGTGTGGTCGGGATGGATCCTTTGCCTGGCCATGTTGTTCACCTCCATATTCGCTCTCTATCCGGCGGCTGAGTGGACTTCCCCTGCCCTTTCCACCCTAGAAGACGCTTCTTACTACACCCTCACTCGGTTGGGTTGGTCATTCTCCATTTGCTGGGTGATTTTTGCCTGTATGCAGGGATACGGAGGTCTGGCCAACAGTTTTCTATCCTCTCCACTGTGGCAACCTCTCTCGAGACTATCGTATTCCGTCTACATTTGGCATGTTTTCGTCCTGGAGATAAACACACGAATCACTAGAACCAACTTGTACTTGTCAGATTACCAAATG ATGCTTAGATTCTGGTCAGATATCGGTATTTCAACATTGCTGGCCTTTGTACTCTACTTGATCATTGAAGCTCCGTTCGCTGGACTTGACCTCTTCATCCGACCTCAGAAAAAAGTATCTAATAACTGCAAAACCAGCACTATTTTGGACGCAACGAAGCAGATTGATATCGTTACAGATGGATCCAATGAGGTAGAAGAGCGGTCAAATTAA
- the Sara gene encoding zinc finger FYVE domain-containing protein 9: protein MDLVDIDQVLDNLELRIAADEQLTRNAAAAAAAISANPGRFLGDGASASNNSGVAVGAGAGVSGAAGSGKTFVGVSQVFNSLDDYRENVKSLEVDAQLPSYDWQTEADHEDDIQKFSEQAAKNNGQAIVSSSESLTTSSCSTFSSGPSPVSNGSHSDELTTPPESEKPSEVQVVPKEEDQQPEQARDLEQIEGQAVPQELKQSKENLEELAVGLSSISITASVTESQSLLPEEVTASSVLGQVLQELSEESSPSREPETEMTNGIEVEDPVPIVKAAIPEIPAPKEKEQPPQTEEEDVEDIQEQHPRRSQPLTFCSTMDEISDTELDSMLQEMDADDNHEGDQEMPEDEKSPSASPVTEEESVRILSDDQETTSNDQMNVDNFSQASTVEFADLKPQESTPVTAMGEDIASSFSSTESDSLSGRKLDCEEEQEAGREPEDASLATDALETQEQRPQRPQTLDLNGCQTGNSTPGQDETPEIKQGQSQPAEVMEGAEGAGVVPGEDEEESPIYEAVGYSDPHANLGKVPPIWVPDNMAGQCMQCQQKFTMIKRRHHCRACGKVLCSVCCSQRFRLEFANEPESRVCVQCYMILSERQANGSSSESAPGSALPPTPMRSPNPNNPMEYCSTIPPHRQVASSPGAPPPSVIVPVGVLKKTDGSSSNSSSSEGQKGVRKRKSVMFSDGIAPGSELASTMEQQWGEAKQARRGLSRSNSGAGQKPPTPATEEPPRTMDTSSTLGLVAQLFRGSIPPSAAAATLAATESPSAGRSSSQSQAQTSPRRKAEPARNRKLPPNGDAQGCYLPAEENGLPPICITSKEGGEVDYKVVRNDGSLLDRLQNETLKFIIKNNFFVLVKIVNMSCCMNRWVLNFTTSGLHHMGSDELIILLEIKEPKQGEPVNGEVALPKDVFQHLYEIYLEAEHARSSTHEMAFTSPRSANFLGSREHGGFIFIRPTYQCLQGVIVPDNPYLVGVLIHRHEVPWAKVLPLRLILRLGAQYRYYPCPLISVRGRESVYGEIAQTIINFLVDFRNYSYSLPAIRGLYIHMEDRQTTVIIPKYRQQDVIKAINNASDHILAFAGNFSKVADGHLVCMQNINDDRSEMYSYSTQAINIQGQPRKITGASFFVLNEALKSSSGLSGKCSIVEDGLMVQIMPAKMEEVRQALRNQNDIDIVCGPIDATDDQSEIVSIKWVDDNRDINVGVKSPIDDQPMDGISNMRVHASFNYSNANYAIRLSDIYVVKCEDWYNTNGGNYTDITRIAEQLARSASMALLPFLDLLATAGINKIGLRATLDQENVGYEAGARGSKLPPLYMNALDNHLIATLHGESSGIQDPIVLELVFYILNA from the exons ATGGATTTGGTGGACATTGATCAGGTTTTGGACAATCTGGAATTGCGCATTGCCGCCGATGAGCAGCTGACCAGaaatgcagcagcagcagccgccgcGATATCCGCAAATCCTGGTCGATTTCTGGGCGATGGAGCAAGTGCATCCAACAACAGTGGAGTGGCAGTGGGAGCGGGAGCAGGGGTATCAGGAGCCGCGGGCTCCGGAAAAACCTTTGTGGGCGTCTCCCAGGTCTTCAACAGTCTGGATGACTACAGGGAGAATGTGAAATCCCTGGAGGTGGATGCCCAATTGCCCAGCTACGATTGGCAAACGGAGGCGGATCACGAGGATGACATCCAGAAATTCAGCGAGCAGGCGGCCAAAAACAATGGCCAGGCTATAGTTTCCTCCTCCGAATCCCTGACCACTTCGTCCTGTTCCACCTTCTCATCGGGTCCCTCGCCCGTCAGCAATGGCAGTCACTCCGACGAGCTAACAACGCCCCCGGAAAGCGAAAAACCAAGTGAAGTACAGGTGGTGCCCAAGGAAGAGGATCAACAACCGGAACAGGCTAGGGATCTGGAGCAGATTGAGGGTCAGGCGGTTCCCCAAGAGCTCAAGCAATCCAAGGAAAATTTGGAGGAGTTGGCCGTGGGATTGTCCTCCATTTCCATCACAGCATCCGTCACAGAATCGCAGTCATTGTTGCCGGAGGAGGTCACCGCGTCCTCCGTTCTGGGACAGGTCCTTCAGGAGCTCTCGGAGGAATCTTCGCCCAGTAGAGAACCCGAAACGGAGATGACCAATGGCATAGAGGTCGAAGACCCAGTACCCATTGTA AAAGCTGCTATTCCGGAAATACCGGCCCCAAAAGAGAAGGAGCAACCGCCACAAACAGAAGAAGAGGATGTTGAGGATATACAGGAGCAGCATCCCAGGCGCAGTCAACCCCTGACCTTCTGCTCCACGATGGACGAGATCTCTGACACCGAATTGGACAGCATGCTGCAAGAGATGGACGCGGATGACAACCATGAGGGAGATCAGGAAATGCCTGAGGACGAGAAATCTCCCTCCGCCTCACCAGTTACCGAGGAGGAGTCAGTGCGGATTTTATCCGACGATCAGGAAACAACCTCCAACGACCAGATGAACGTAGACAACTTCTCGCAGGCCTCCACCGTGGAGTTTGCCGATCTGAAGCCACAGGAATCCACACCAGTCACCGCAATGGGCGAAGATATTGCCTCCAGTTTCAGCAGCACGGAGTCGGATTCACTTTCGGGCAGGAAGCTGGATTGCGAGGAGGAACAGGAGGCTGGCAGAGAGCCGGAGGATGCCAGCCTGGCCACTGACGCGCTGGAAACCCAAGAGCAGCGTCCCCAGCGACCGCAAACCTTGGATTTGAATGGTTGCCAGACGGGAAATTCAACTCCAGGCCAAGACGAAACACCTGAAATAAAACAGGGGCAGTCCCAGCCCGCCGAAGTCATGGAAGGAGCTGAAGGAGCTGGTGTAGTACCCGGCGAAGATGAGGAGGAAAGTCCCATCTACGAGGCCGTGGGCTACAGTGATCCGCATGCCAATCTGGGAAAGGTGCCACCCATTTGGGTGCCGGACAACATGGCCGGGCAGTGTATGCAATGTCAGCAAAAGTTCACCATGATCAAGAGGCGACATCATTGTCGTGCCTGCGGAAAGGTCTTGTGCTCTGTTTGCTGCTCCCAGCGTTTCCGGCTGGAGTTCGCCAATGAACCGGAGTCTAGGGTCTGCGTGCAATGTTATATGATTCTCTCGGAGCGGCAGGCCAACGGATCCAGTTCAGAGTCAGCTCCTGGTTCAGCTTTGCCCCCCACTCCCATGCGTTCGCCGAATCCCAACAACCCTATGGAATACTGCTCCACAATACCACCACATCGTCAGGTGGCTTCTTCGCCGGGAGCTCCGCCGCCCAGCGTTATTGTGCCCGTGGGTGTGCTGAAGAAAACCGATGGCAGCTCTTCAAACTCCTCCAGTTCGGAAGGCCAGAAGGGCGTCAGGAAGCGGAAGAGTGTTATGTTTAGTGATGGCATTGCACCGGGCAGCGAACTGGCCAGCACCATGGAGCAGCAGTGGGGCGAGGCCAAGCAGGCGAGGCGAGGACTTTCCAGGAGTAATTCGGGAGCTGGTCAGAAACCGCCCACGCCAGCGACGGAGGAGCCACCGCGCACCATGGACACTAGCTCTACTTTGGGCCTGGTGGCACAGCTTTTCCGCGGCTCCATTCCCCCAAGTGCAGCGGCTGCAACGTTGGCAGCCACTGAATCACCAAGCG CTGGTCGCTCCTCATCCCAATCCCAGGCTCAGACCTCGCCGCGTCGCAAAGCGGAGCCAGCGCGCAATCGCAAACTGCCGCCGAACGGAGACGCTCAAGGCTGCTATCTGCCAGCCGAGGAGAACGGCCTGCCCCCCATTTGTATAACTAGCAAAGAGGGCGGTGAGGTTGACTATAAAGTGGTGCGCAACGACGGATCGCTCCTCGACCGATTGCAAAATGAAACGCTCAAGTTTATCATAAAGAACAACTTCTTTGTGCTGGTCAAGATTGTAAACA TGAGTTGCTGTATGAATCGTTGGGTGCTGAACTTCACCACATCCGGACTACATCACATGGGCAGCGATGAGTTGATCATTCTGTTGGAGATTAAGGAGCCCAAGCAGGGAGAACCTGTGAATGGGGAAGTTGCTCTCCCAAAGGATGTGTTCCAGCATCTGTATGAGATATATTTGGAGGCAGAGCATGCCCGGTCCAGCACCCATGAAATGGCTTTTACCAGTCCGCGTAGCGCCAATTTCCTGGGTTCCCGGGAACACGGAGGATTTATTTTCATCCGGCCGACTTACCAGTGTCTGCAGGGCGTAATTGTGCCGGATAATCCCTACCTGGTTGGCGTGCTCATACATCGCCACGAGGTACCCTGGGCTAAGGTATTACCACTGCGATTAATCCTCCGCTTGGGCGCCCAATATCGCTACTACCCCTGTCCACTGATCTCGGTGCGTGGCAGGGAATCTGTGTATGGAGAAATAGCTCAAACTATCATCAATTTCCTGGTGGATTTCCGCAATTACTCGTACTCTCTACCAGCTATACGTGGATTATATATCCATATGGAGGATAGGCAGACGACGGTGATTATTCCAAAGTATCGGCAGCAGGATGTGATTAAGGCAATCAATAATGCCAGTGATCATATTTTGGCATTTGCTGGCAACTTCTCAAAAGTGGCCGATGGACACTTGGTGTGCATGCAGAATATCAACGACGATCGATCCGAGATGTACTCCTACTCCACGCAGGCTATTAACATTCAGGGTCAACCGAGAAAAATCACGGGCGCGAGTTTCTTTGTCTTAAATGAAGCCCTAAAGAGCAGCAGTGGTTTGTCGGGAAAGTGCAGCATCGTGGAGGATGGTTTGATGGTTCAGATTATGCCCGCGAAAATGGAGGAAGTTCGTCAGGCGTTGCGCAACCAAAACGACATTGACATCGTCTGCGGACCCATCGACGCCACCGACGATCAGAGTGAGATTGTGAGCATCAAGTGGGTGGACGATAATCGTGACATCAATGTGGG TGTTAAGTCCCCCATTGATGACCAACCCATGGATGGCATCTCCAACATGCGTGTCCATGCCAGCTTCAACTATTCCAACGCCAATTATGCCATCCGTCTGAGTGATATCTACGTTGTCAAG TGCGAGGATTGGTATAACACAAATGGTGGAAACTATACGGACATAACTCGGATTGCCGAGCAATTGGCTCGCAGTGCCTCGATGGCTCTGCTTCCATTCCTGGATCTTTTAGCAACGGCTGGCATTAATAAAATTGGCCTAAGGGCCACCCTTGACCAGGAGAAT GTGGGCTACGAAGCCGGAGCCCGGGGTTCCAAGCTACCGCCGCTGTACATGAACGCCCTGGATAACCATCTGATAGCCACGCTTCATGGCGAATCCTCCGGCATTCAGGATCCCATCGTTCTCGAGCTGGTCTTCTACATACTAAACGCCTGA